Proteins encoded together in one Dechloromonas sp. HYN0024 window:
- a CDS encoding peptidylprolyl isomerase, translated as MTKLIRHLLVFICCLGGLLAHPVFAAPAEPVEADRIVAVVGDEVVTYVDLRTRLAAALKQLQKQGTPLPPQDVLERQMLERLIMERVQLQYARDSGMKVDDNQLDQAIGRIAASNKMTLQQFRSALEKDGMEFKQFREEIRNEMVTVRLREREVESKLVISDGEIDNYLADQTKTGASGGEEYQLAHILLRAPESASPEQLQKLRLRGEQALKRAEAGENFAQLTAAFSDAPDALQGGDLGWRPLDRLPALYAEAGGKLQPGQVSPLLRSSAGFHIVKLINKRGGSAPASVQQTHARHILVRINEVVSEAEAKHRLDVIRERIVNGVDFAEQARLNSQDGSAAKGGDLGWLNPGDTVPEFERAMDALKINELSPVVQSPFGMHLIQVTERRERDVSEERQRGSARQALRERKLDEAYQDWLRQLRDRSYVENRLEEK; from the coding sequence ATGACCAAACTTATCCGTCACCTGCTTGTCTTCATCTGCTGCCTTGGTGGCCTGCTGGCGCACCCGGTATTCGCGGCCCCGGCCGAGCCGGTCGAGGCCGACCGTATCGTTGCTGTCGTGGGCGACGAGGTGGTCACCTATGTCGACCTGCGGACCCGCCTGGCTGCTGCCCTCAAGCAATTGCAGAAGCAGGGTACGCCGCTGCCGCCGCAGGACGTGCTGGAACGCCAGATGCTGGAACGTCTGATCATGGAACGCGTACAGCTTCAATATGCCCGCGATTCCGGCATGAAGGTTGATGACAACCAGCTCGACCAAGCCATCGGACGCATTGCCGCAAGCAACAAGATGACGCTGCAGCAGTTCCGCTCGGCACTGGAAAAGGATGGCATGGAGTTCAAGCAGTTCCGCGAGGAAATCCGCAACGAGATGGTGACTGTTCGCCTGCGTGAGCGCGAGGTGGAAAGCAAACTGGTTATCTCTGACGGTGAAATCGACAATTATCTGGCCGACCAGACCAAGACAGGTGCCAGCGGTGGTGAGGAGTATCAGCTCGCGCACATCCTCCTGCGTGCCCCGGAGTCAGCCAGTCCCGAGCAGTTGCAAAAGCTGCGTCTGCGCGGCGAGCAGGCCCTCAAGCGGGCCGAGGCTGGCGAGAATTTCGCCCAGCTGACAGCCGCTTTCTCTGATGCGCCGGACGCCCTTCAGGGCGGTGACCTTGGCTGGCGTCCGCTGGACCGTCTGCCCGCCCTTTACGCCGAAGCCGGCGGCAAGCTGCAACCGGGGCAGGTCAGCCCCCTGCTCCGCTCGTCGGCCGGTTTCCATATCGTCAAGCTGATCAACAAGCGCGGTGGTAGCGCGCCGGCTTCCGTCCAGCAGACCCATGCTCGCCATATTCTGGTTCGCATCAACGAAGTGGTATCCGAAGCCGAGGCCAAACACCGGCTTGATGTGATTCGTGAACGGATCGTCAATGGTGTTGATTTTGCCGAGCAGGCCCGTCTTAACTCGCAGGATGGCTCGGCCGCCAAGGGCGGTGATCTGGGCTGGCTGAACCCGGGCGATACCGTGCCGGAATTCGAGCGGGCGATGGATGCACTGAAGATCAACGAACTCAGCCCGGTTGTCCAGTCGCCCTTCGGCATGCACCTGATCCAGGTCACCGAGCGCCGCGAGCGCGATGTCTCGGAAGAGCGCCAGCGCGGCTCGGCTCGTCAGGCCCTGCGTGAGCGCAAGCTCGATGAGGCCTACCAGGACTGGCTGCGCCAGTTGCGCGACCGTAGCTACGTCGAAAATCGCCTCGAAGAAAAGTGA
- a CDS encoding LPS-assembly protein LptD encodes MPGFCRRPLAVFVCCLFVGAQSSHAADDILHLRLASLGNGGEAQAVSEVMQLAALDVPLRLRTERRFNVLGKKRNVPTPVVVGIELPAALQKDDTYPLFITADQIEGQTDDLTVAEGNVEMRKTGSLVLADRMTYRMLDDEIEAFGSVRVLQDGAEINTPHFRMKLDEQLGSAEKVSYQILKETKSRFYSPTQTVVTVASSNANTSGAPMMLNVANSYGLPTQSPPQRPTEANGRAERVDFEGENQYTFWSNSFSTCKPGREDWYLNTAETHLDYDRNEGTASHASLWFGGVPIFYSPVVSFALNGEHRSGLLHPHFSISSRSGFDFTQPYYWNIAPDYDLTLYPRYMSKRGFQLGAEARYLQHNFQGMTRVEYLPNDEVLNRQRYGYRIEHVHNLGRGVSAAVNLNGVSDDFYWQDMSSRLLQTSLTQLPRQVALNYSPSPWLQSSMQVLRYQTLQLDPTAPVARPYFLEPQINVIGYRPNVLHTDLSMIGQYSRFTHVDVAKDQGDRIVFYPQVSVPFVNPAFQITPKFGLHMSKYALDRRDPASTGFPDTISRALPTFTLDSTVIFEREGDWFGKGYIQTLEPRLYYVNIPYRDQSKIPLFDTGLSDFNFAQIFSENRYSGYDRINDANQLTAAVTTRLLDGETGVERFKAMVGQRSYFKPQQVSIAGEVVRTANTSNLVAAVNGLIAPKTYSDVAWEYNYHDNLSERFSAGVRFQPELGKVLSASYRYTRNPLTTTSTVDQIDMAGQWPLSSKWYVVGRYNYSLRDKKTLESIAGVEYNAGCWAVRVVGQRLAAISGAPNDTLFFQLELNDFGSIGTNPIGLLRRSIPGYGKINELPNSDLLGN; translated from the coding sequence ATGCCCGGTTTTTGCCGTCGTCCGCTTGCTGTTTTTGTCTGCTGCCTGTTTGTCGGGGCGCAGTCGAGCCATGCCGCCGACGATATCCTGCATCTGCGGCTGGCCAGCCTGGGGAACGGTGGCGAAGCACAGGCTGTATCTGAAGTCATGCAGCTGGCGGCGCTCGATGTACCGCTCCGGCTCCGTACCGAGCGTCGGTTCAATGTGCTGGGCAAGAAAAGGAATGTGCCGACGCCGGTCGTCGTCGGCATCGAACTGCCGGCTGCGCTACAAAAGGACGATACCTACCCGCTGTTCATCACGGCCGACCAGATCGAAGGCCAGACCGACGATTTGACGGTGGCCGAGGGCAATGTCGAGATGCGCAAGACGGGGTCGCTGGTTCTCGCTGATCGCATGACCTATCGTATGCTTGACGACGAGATCGAGGCTTTTGGTTCGGTTCGCGTGCTGCAGGACGGGGCCGAGATCAATACGCCGCATTTCCGGATGAAGCTTGACGAGCAACTGGGCTCGGCCGAAAAGGTCAGCTACCAGATACTCAAGGAAACCAAGAGCCGTTTCTATAGCCCGACGCAGACCGTCGTGACGGTGGCGAGCAGCAACGCCAACACCTCCGGTGCGCCGATGATGCTCAATGTCGCCAACAGCTACGGCCTGCCGACGCAGTCGCCGCCGCAGCGGCCGACCGAAGCCAACGGTCGGGCGGAACGCGTCGATTTCGAGGGTGAGAACCAATACACCTTCTGGTCGAATTCGTTTTCGACCTGCAAGCCGGGGCGTGAAGACTGGTATCTGAATACCGCCGAAACTCACCTCGATTACGACCGCAACGAAGGTACGGCCAGCCATGCCTCATTGTGGTTTGGCGGCGTACCGATCTTCTATTCGCCCGTTGTTTCTTTTGCCTTGAATGGTGAGCACCGCTCCGGTCTGCTGCATCCGCATTTTTCCATCTCGTCACGTAGCGGCTTCGACTTCACCCAGCCCTATTACTGGAATATCGCCCCCGACTACGATCTGACGCTGTATCCACGCTACATGAGCAAGCGCGGCTTTCAGCTCGGTGCCGAGGCGCGTTATCTGCAGCACAATTTCCAGGGCATGACCCGCGTCGAGTATCTGCCCAACGATGAGGTGCTCAATCGCCAGCGTTATGGCTACCGCATCGAGCATGTGCACAATCTCGGTCGCGGCGTGTCGGCCGCCGTTAACCTGAACGGTGTTTCCGACGATTTCTACTGGCAGGACATGTCGTCCCGCCTGTTGCAGACCTCGCTGACCCAGTTGCCCAGGCAGGTGGCGCTCAACTACTCGCCTTCGCCGTGGCTGCAGAGCAGCATGCAGGTCTTGCGCTACCAGACCCTGCAACTTGATCCGACGGCACCGGTGGCGCGTCCCTATTTCCTTGAGCCGCAGATCAATGTCATCGGCTACCGGCCGAATGTCCTGCATACCGATCTGAGCATGATCGGTCAGTATTCGCGCTTCACCCACGTTGATGTCGCCAAGGACCAGGGCGATCGTATCGTGTTTTATCCGCAGGTCTCGGTGCCTTTCGTCAATCCGGCTTTCCAGATCACGCCGAAATTCGGTCTGCACATGAGCAAGTACGCCCTGGACCGGCGCGACCCGGCGAGCACCGGTTTTCCGGATACCATCAGTCGCGCCCTGCCGACATTTACCCTCGATTCGACGGTGATCTTCGAGCGCGAAGGGGACTGGTTCGGCAAAGGCTATATCCAGACCCTGGAGCCGCGCCTCTACTACGTGAATATTCCATATCGCGACCAGAGCAAGATTCCGCTGTTTGATACCGGCCTCTCCGACTTCAATTTTGCCCAGATATTTTCCGAGAACCGCTACAGCGGCTACGACCGGATCAATGACGCCAACCAGTTGACGGCCGCCGTGACGACCCGTCTGCTCGACGGTGAAACCGGTGTCGAGCGTTTCAAGGCGATGGTGGGTCAGCGCAGTTACTTCAAGCCGCAGCAGGTCTCGATTGCCGGTGAAGTCGTTCGGACGGCCAATACCTCGAACCTGGTGGCGGCGGTAAACGGGCTGATTGCGCCGAAGACCTACTCCGACGTGGCCTGGGAGTACAACTACCACGACAACCTGAGTGAACGTTTCTCAGCTGGCGTCCGTTTCCAGCCGGAACTTGGCAAGGTCCTTTCGGCTAGTTACCGCTATACACGCAATCCCCTGACTACTACGTCAACCGTCGATCAGATCGACATGGCCGGGCAGTGGCCGCTGTCCTCGAAATGGTACGTGGTCGGGCGTTACAACTACTCGCTGCGTGACAAGAAGACACTGGAATCGATTGCCGGCGTCGAGTACAACGCCGGTTGCTGGGCCGTTCGCGTCGTTGGTCAGCGGCTGGCGGCGATTTCCGGGGCGCCTAACGACACATTGTTTTTCCAGCTAGAACTCAACGATTTCGGTAGTATCGGCACCAATCCGATCGGCCTGCTCCGGCGCAGCATTCCCGGCTACGGCAAAATCAACGAACTGCCCAATAGCGATCTGCTTGGCAATTAA
- a CDS encoding aminoglycoside phosphotransferase family protein → MPRDQLVTDWVASRFPEQSVHITPASADASFRRYFRLTWPDGQTRILMDAPPEKEDCKPFIHVAGLLAKADLAAPRILDKDLDNGFLVLTDLGRIGYLDALNADLSLADLLIRPVLDALVQWQCSSTAGVLPPYDGSLLRRELDLFPEWFIGRHLGVELDDAEKSMLDRTFKFLINSALNQPKVFVHRDFMPRNLMVVESAERLTPGIIDFQDAVYGPITYDVVSLFRDAFISWEEEQEIDWVVRYWEKARAAGLPVREDFGAFWRDYELMGLQRHLKVLGIFCRLKYRDGKEKYSEDLPRFMNYARKTAHRYVQLKPLLNLLDKLEGNTEQIGYRR, encoded by the coding sequence ATGCCGCGCGATCAACTTGTTACCGACTGGGTTGCCAGTCGCTTTCCCGAACAGTCCGTCCACATCACCCCGGCCTCGGCCGATGCGAGCTTTCGCCGCTATTTCCGCCTGACCTGGCCGGATGGCCAGACGCGCATCCTGATGGACGCCCCGCCGGAGAAGGAAGACTGCAAACCCTTCATTCACGTCGCCGGCCTGCTCGCCAAGGCTGATCTCGCCGCGCCGCGCATTCTCGACAAGGATCTCGATAACGGTTTCCTGGTCCTCACCGATCTCGGCCGCATCGGCTACCTCGATGCGCTCAACGCCGACCTCAGCCTGGCCGACCTGTTGATCCGCCCGGTACTCGACGCACTGGTCCAGTGGCAATGCTCGTCCACCGCCGGGGTCCTGCCGCCCTACGATGGCAGCCTGCTGCGCCGCGAGCTCGATCTCTTCCCGGAATGGTTCATCGGCCGCCACCTCGGCGTCGAACTCGATGACGCTGAAAAATCCATGCTCGACCGGACCTTCAAGTTCCTCATCAACTCGGCGCTCAACCAGCCCAAGGTGTTCGTCCATCGCGACTTCATGCCGCGCAACCTGATGGTTGTCGAAAGTGCCGAGCGCCTGACGCCGGGCATCATCGATTTCCAGGATGCGGTTTACGGCCCGATCACCTACGACGTCGTCTCGCTCTTCCGCGACGCTTTCATTTCCTGGGAAGAAGAACAGGAAATCGACTGGGTCGTCCGCTACTGGGAAAAAGCCCGCGCCGCCGGCCTGCCCGTACGCGAGGATTTCGGTGCCTTCTGGCGCGACTACGAACTGATGGGCCTGCAACGCCATCTCAAGGTGCTCGGCATCTTCTGCCGCCTGAAATACCGCGACGGCAAGGAAAAATACAGCGAAGACCTGCCCCGCTTCATGAACTACGCCCGCAAGACGGCCCACCGCTACGTCCAGCTCAAGCCCTTGCTCAACCTGCTCGACAAGCTCGAAGGCAATACCGAGCAGATCGGTTATCGCCGCTAA
- the murU gene encoding N-acetylmuramate alpha-1-phosphate uridylyltransferase MurU yields the protein MKAFILAAGRGERMRPLTDHTPKPLLVAGGKPLIVWHLERLAAAGFKEIVINHAHLGAQIEQALGNGARWGLRLQYSPEPPGALETAGGIASALPLLGEQPFLVVNGDVYCDWDFNRAHLLADKSAHLVMVANPAHHTGGDFSLNGEQVIYAHGEQTLTYAGISVFSPSFFAHIQAGTVMKLRPLLDAAIAAGTLTGERFTGRWVDVGTPQRLAELDRELTTA from the coding sequence ATGAAAGCCTTCATCCTCGCCGCTGGTCGTGGCGAACGCATGCGACCGCTGACTGACCACACCCCCAAGCCGCTCCTGGTGGCCGGTGGCAAGCCGCTTATTGTCTGGCACCTGGAACGACTGGCGGCCGCAGGATTCAAGGAAATCGTCATCAACCACGCCCATCTCGGGGCACAGATCGAGCAAGCACTTGGCAATGGGGCGCGGTGGGGCCTGCGCCTCCAGTACTCACCCGAACCACCGGGCGCACTGGAAACCGCCGGCGGCATTGCCAGCGCCCTGCCTCTGCTGGGCGAGCAGCCCTTCCTGGTGGTCAATGGTGATGTTTATTGCGACTGGGATTTCAACCGTGCCCACTTATTAGCCGACAAATCGGCCCACCTCGTCATGGTCGCCAACCCGGCCCATCACACCGGTGGCGACTTCAGCCTGAATGGCGAGCAGGTTATCTACGCCCATGGTGAGCAAACGCTCACCTACGCCGGAATTTCTGTTTTTTCGCCATCCTTCTTCGCCCACATTCAAGCCGGCACAGTCATGAAGCTGCGCCCCCTGCTCGACGCCGCGATCGCCGCCGGCACCTTGACTGGGGAACGCTTTACCGGCCGCTGGGTCGATGTAGGAACACCGCAACGCCTTGCCGAACTGGATCGGGAACTGACAACCGCATGA
- a CDS encoding aminopeptidase P N-terminal domain-containing protein, which produces MSHAHFLARRQRLLKIIGDGVAIVPTAPEVIRNRDAHHLYRFDSYFWYLTGFPEPEAVVVLVGGKKPKSILFCREKHEEREIWDGYRYGPKAAKTAFGFDAAYPIEQLDKKLAELIVDRDTLWHAVGHDAAWDSRIAKALNEVRAQTRAGKRAPRAIHDLRCELDAMRLIKDNAEADIQQRSADIASAGHARAMRACRPGMAEYELEAELTYEFRKRGADAHAYTPIVAGGANACVLHYVANDKILNDNTLVLIDAGCEVAGYAADITRSFPVNGRFNAAQRDVYQIVLAAQAAAIAATVPGRHFMEGHDAAVRVLTQGLVDLKLLHGNVDNLIDKGDFRRFYMHRTGHWLGLDVHDAGEYKVGDAWTTLVPGMTLTVEPGLYIRPGTDIPPALAGIGIRIEDDVRVTEDGCAVFTTAPKTVAEIEEVMRHD; this is translated from the coding sequence ATGAGCCACGCCCACTTTCTCGCCCGTCGCCAGCGCCTGCTGAAAATCATCGGCGACGGCGTAGCCATCGTGCCCACTGCACCGGAAGTCATCCGCAACCGCGACGCCCACCACCTCTACCGTTTCGATAGCTACTTCTGGTACCTGACCGGATTTCCCGAGCCGGAAGCCGTCGTCGTACTGGTCGGTGGAAAAAAGCCAAAATCCATCCTCTTCTGCCGCGAAAAGCACGAAGAGCGGGAAATCTGGGACGGCTACCGCTATGGCCCGAAAGCCGCCAAGACCGCCTTCGGTTTCGACGCTGCCTATCCCATCGAGCAACTCGACAAGAAACTGGCTGAACTCATTGTTGACCGCGACACGCTATGGCATGCCGTCGGCCACGACGCCGCATGGGACAGCCGCATCGCCAAAGCGCTCAACGAAGTCCGCGCCCAGACCCGGGCCGGCAAGCGGGCGCCACGCGCCATCCACGACCTGCGCTGCGAACTCGACGCCATGCGCCTGATCAAGGACAACGCCGAAGCCGACATCCAGCAACGCTCCGCCGACATTGCCAGCGCCGGCCACGCCCGCGCCATGCGCGCCTGCCGCCCCGGCATGGCAGAGTACGAACTGGAAGCCGAACTGACCTATGAATTCAGGAAGCGCGGTGCCGACGCGCACGCCTACACGCCCATCGTCGCCGGCGGGGCGAATGCCTGCGTGCTGCATTACGTGGCCAACGACAAGATCCTCAACGACAACACCCTGGTCCTCATAGATGCCGGCTGCGAAGTTGCCGGCTACGCCGCCGATATCACCCGCAGCTTCCCGGTCAATGGCCGCTTCAACGCTGCGCAGCGCGACGTTTACCAAATCGTCCTCGCCGCGCAGGCGGCAGCCATCGCGGCCACCGTCCCCGGACGCCATTTCATGGAAGGTCACGACGCCGCCGTACGCGTCCTGACGCAAGGCCTGGTCGACCTCAAGTTGCTGCACGGCAACGTCGACAACCTGATCGACAAGGGCGATTTCCGCCGCTTCTACATGCACCGCACCGGCCACTGGCTCGGCCTCGACGTACACGACGCCGGTGAATACAAAGTCGGCGATGCATGGACGACGCTCGTCCCCGGCATGACACTTACCGTCGAACCAGGCCTCTACATCCGCCCCGGGACCGACATTCCGCCCGCCCTGGCCGGTATCGGCATCCGCATCGAGGACGATGTGCGGGTCACGGAAGATGGCTGTGCGGTATTCACGACGGCGCCGAAAACGGTGGCCGAGATTGAGGAAGTCATGCGCCATGACTAA
- a CDS encoding FAD-dependent monooxygenase — MTNPVIENVDILIMGAGPVGMTLHLALAAGGIKSLLLDRRPPQAQQGDPRALALSHGARQLLEQINSWPTRAATPIETIHVSQKDGFGRTLIDHQEYALPALGYVVRYRDLASALAANLAADAVLSEAEVIDITPGAEHVTVSLRHAGQLRNIQTRLLVHAEGTPGDNPAVKVSDYDQHAVICEVIPTPGHNRRAWERFTPDGPLALLPLGDEYSIVFTLPPAKADAVMAMDDDAFIDALQKQLGQRLRFANPGKRSRFPLALRLRDTLVKDNEVWIGNTAQTLHPVSGQGFNLGIRDAWQLAEILLGNGLDPAALADYAASRRLDRRGSALFTDQIVRGFSNNFGPLKLARGLGLLALDLCPPARHFVAKRMIWGARAWP; from the coding sequence ATGACTAACCCGGTTATTGAAAACGTGGACATCCTGATCATGGGTGCCGGCCCGGTCGGCATGACGCTGCATCTGGCCCTTGCCGCCGGCGGCATAAAATCATTGCTGCTCGACCGTCGCCCGCCGCAAGCCCAGCAAGGTGACCCGCGCGCCCTTGCCCTGTCACATGGCGCCCGCCAGCTGCTCGAACAGATCAATAGCTGGCCAACCCGTGCCGCGACACCGATCGAAACCATTCACGTTTCACAGAAAGATGGTTTTGGCCGCACCTTGATCGACCATCAGGAATACGCCCTGCCCGCCCTCGGCTACGTCGTCCGTTACCGCGACCTGGCTAGCGCACTCGCTGCCAATCTTGCCGCCGACGCCGTTCTGTCGGAAGCCGAAGTGATCGACATCACCCCAGGCGCGGAGCACGTCACCGTGTCGCTGCGCCACGCCGGTCAACTGCGCAACATCCAAACCCGACTGCTGGTCCACGCCGAGGGCACTCCCGGCGACAATCCGGCCGTCAAGGTCAGCGACTACGACCAGCACGCGGTGATCTGCGAAGTGATCCCGACACCGGGCCACAACCGGCGCGCCTGGGAACGTTTCACACCGGACGGCCCGCTCGCCCTGCTGCCGCTCGGCGACGAGTACTCCATCGTATTCACCCTGCCGCCGGCCAAGGCCGATGCGGTGATGGCGATGGACGACGACGCCTTCATCGACGCTCTGCAAAAACAGCTTGGTCAGCGCCTGCGCTTCGCCAATCCGGGCAAACGCAGCCGCTTTCCGCTCGCCCTGCGCCTGCGCGACACCCTGGTCAAGGACAACGAGGTCTGGATCGGCAATACCGCGCAAACGCTACACCCGGTTTCTGGCCAGGGCTTCAACCTCGGCATCCGCGACGCCTGGCAACTGGCCGAAATTCTCCTCGGCAACGGCCTCGACCCCGCCGCACTCGCCGACTACGCCGCCAGCCGCCGCCTCGACCGCCGCGGCAGCGCCTTGTTCACCGACCAGATCGTGCGCGGCTTCTCCAACAACTTCGGCCCGCTCAAACTGGCCCGCGGCCTCGGCCTCCTCGCGCTTGACCTCTGCCCACCAGCCCGCCACTTCGTCGCCAAACGCATGATCTGGGGCGCCCGGGCCTGGCCTTGA
- a CDS encoding 1,4-dihydroxy-2-naphthoate polyprenyltransferase — protein sequence MKTSTAWFLACRPKTLSVSLSPVLVGTAVAWHDSATLLWLPLLAAALGAAFIQIGTNLFNDVGDFLRGTDTPERLGPKRATAEGWLTPGKVRSGAWLSFALAFLCGIYLVAHGGWPIVAIGLASLAAGWAYTGGPKPIAYGPLGEVFVFIFFGLIAVGGSYYLQTLSLSPTALLAGALVGIHAAAVITVNNYRDLDGDAKNGKNTLAVRLGRPGCRRIYAAEMLAPYALLPLLANLGWPTALPLLTLPLALRLIHRFYREAPGPAFNSILAATAGLQLGFALLLTLSLTI from the coding sequence ATGAAGACAAGCACCGCCTGGTTTCTTGCCTGTCGTCCGAAGACATTGTCGGTCTCGTTATCGCCGGTCCTCGTCGGGACGGCCGTCGCCTGGCACGACAGCGCCACCCTGCTCTGGCTGCCCTTGCTCGCGGCCGCGCTCGGCGCGGCCTTCATCCAGATTGGCACCAACCTGTTCAACGATGTCGGCGATTTTCTGCGCGGCACTGATACGCCCGAACGCCTCGGCCCGAAGCGCGCCACAGCTGAAGGCTGGCTGACCCCGGGCAAGGTCAGGTCGGGGGCCTGGCTCAGTTTCGCCCTGGCATTCCTGTGTGGCATTTATCTGGTCGCCCACGGCGGCTGGCCCATCGTTGCCATCGGCCTCGCCTCACTCGCCGCCGGCTGGGCCTACACCGGCGGGCCAAAACCGATTGCCTATGGACCGCTGGGCGAAGTGTTCGTGTTCATCTTCTTCGGCCTGATCGCTGTCGGCGGCAGCTACTACCTGCAGACGTTGAGCCTGTCTCCCACTGCCCTGCTGGCCGGCGCTCTGGTCGGAATTCACGCTGCGGCAGTGATCACCGTCAATAATTACCGCGATCTCGATGGCGATGCAAAAAATGGCAAGAACACCCTAGCTGTTCGCCTCGGCCGACCGGGTTGCCGCCGCATCTACGCCGCAGAAATGCTCGCCCCTTATGCGCTGCTGCCCCTCCTCGCCAACCTCGGCTGGCCCACAGCCCTGCCGCTGCTGACGCTGCCGCTGGCTCTCCGGCTGATCCACCGCTTTTACCGCGAAGCACCGGGTCCGGCGTTCAACAGCATCCTTGCTGCGACGGCCGGACTGCAATTAGGGTTTGCCCTACTCTTAACGCTGAGCCTGACGATTTGA
- the dusB gene encoding tRNA dihydrouridine synthase DusB, with amino-acid sequence MEFAGFQLRNNLFVAPMAGVTDRPFRQLCKKLGAGLAVSEMVTSNSLLYGSKKTLRRANHEGEVAPISVQIAGADPKMMAEAARHNVDNGAQIIDINMGCPAKKVCNVMAGSALMQDEEHVGRILDAVVAAVPNTPVTLKFRTGWNIANKNAPTIARIAESAGIRAVAIHGRTRCQQYTGEAEYDTIALVKTLIRIPVIANGDITTPEKAKHVLDVTGADGIMIGRAAQGRPWLFREIEHYLKTGEHLPPARVTEIHAILLAHLEDLYAFYGPETGFKVARKHISWYTKGLVGSAAFRKEMNVLPSIEQQMQAVNEFFIRQAEENDILKYDKEEALAA; translated from the coding sequence ATGGAATTTGCCGGTTTTCAGCTCCGCAACAATCTGTTCGTCGCCCCCATGGCCGGCGTGACGGATCGGCCTTTCCGCCAGTTGTGCAAAAAACTCGGGGCCGGGCTGGCCGTTTCCGAGATGGTTACATCCAACTCGCTGCTCTACGGCAGCAAGAAGACCTTGCGCCGGGCCAATCACGAAGGCGAAGTGGCACCGATTTCGGTGCAGATTGCCGGGGCCGACCCCAAGATGATGGCCGAAGCGGCCAGACACAACGTCGATAACGGCGCCCAGATCATCGACATCAATATGGGTTGCCCGGCCAAAAAGGTCTGCAACGTCATGGCCGGTTCGGCCCTCATGCAGGACGAGGAACACGTCGGTCGGATTCTCGACGCCGTCGTCGCTGCCGTGCCGAACACGCCGGTCACGCTCAAATTCCGCACCGGCTGGAACATCGCCAACAAGAACGCGCCGACCATCGCGCGCATTGCTGAATCGGCCGGTATCCGTGCCGTCGCCATCCATGGCCGGACGCGCTGCCAGCAATACACAGGGGAAGCCGAGTACGACACCATCGCCTTGGTCAAGACGCTGATCCGCATCCCGGTCATCGCCAACGGCGACATCACGACACCGGAAAAAGCCAAGCACGTGCTCGACGTCACCGGCGCCGACGGCATCATGATTGGTCGGGCCGCCCAGGGCCGCCCCTGGCTGTTCCGCGAAATCGAACATTATCTGAAGACCGGCGAGCATTTGCCGCCGGCCAGAGTCACCGAGATCCACGCCATTCTGCTGGCCCATCTCGAGGACCTTTACGCTTTCTACGGCCCGGAAACGGGGTTCAAGGTCGCCCGCAAGCACATCTCCTGGTACACCAAGGGATTGGTTGGCTCGGCGGCCTTCCGCAAGGAAATGAACGTCCTGCCCAGCATCGAACAACAGATGCAGGCAGTGAACGAGTTTTTCATCCGCCAGGCGGAAGAAAACGACATCTTAAAATATGACAAAGAGGAGGCGTTGGCAGCATGA
- a CDS encoding Fis family transcriptional regulator, translating into MSQQDLGRCVISALEQYFRDLDGEKPGAIYDMVLKSVEKPMLEVVLAKAGANQTLAAEMLGINRNTLRKKLTEHQLL; encoded by the coding sequence ATGAGCCAACAAGACTTGGGGCGGTGCGTCATCAGTGCACTGGAGCAGTACTTCCGCGACCTCGATGGCGAAAAGCCGGGCGCAATCTATGACATGGTTTTGAAGAGCGTCGAAAAGCCGATGCTCGAAGTGGTGCTGGCCAAGGCCGGTGCCAACCAGACGCTGGCGGCGGAGATGCTGGGCATCAACCGCAATACGCTGCGCAAGAAACTGACAGAACACCAACTACTGTAA